CCTGGCTCGCGCCGCATCGCGCGGCAGCCCGAGCGAATTCGCCAGCGCTGCTCCGATCAGTGCATCCCCCAACGCCATCAGCACGAGATTGAGCGTATCGCGATGGACGCGCATGTCCTCGGCGCAGTGATCGGCTTCTTCGGGGGCGATCTTGTCCACCAGTTCGTGGATGGTGGCGATTATCGGATCGAGCGCGTCCTCGTTGCCGGTCAGCAGCATCCAGCTGGTCAGCGCCCCGGCGCCTTCGCGATCGAAGGCGTCGAAAGCCAGATCCACCACTTCGCGCGGCGAACCGAGGCCCGCGCGGCTCGCATGCACCGCCTCGATGATGGTTTCCGAAACGGTCCTCGCAAGATGCTCCGCGAGCGCTTTCTGCAGCCCCGATGCCGATCCAAAGTGGTGAAGCAGGTTGGCATGGGTGCGGCCGATGCGCGAGGCGACGGCTTTCAGCGTGACCGATTGCGGGCCGGTTTCGATCAGCAGCGCCCGCGCCGCTTCGAGCGCGGCCAGGCGCGACTCCTCCGGGGTTAACCTTTTGCGATCCTTCATTGTTTATAGACCTTTATTGGAACTCGAAGCGATGAACAAGTTAACCTCTCTCGATTGGAACAGCGCCGTCGAATTCGACGGATCGTCGCTGGATTGCGATCCCTTCGCCAGCCAGGTGTTGGTTCGCGCGGCATCCGCGCCCGACGGACATTCGCTGACCATACGCGACGAGCGGTTCGATCGCGAAGCGATTGTTCCCCGCCACTGGCATTCGGACGATCCGGTCGCAACCGCGTGGTTCAATTCGCTCTCCGCCAGCCTGCCGCGCGGGGAGGCCTATTTCGTTGCGACCCTGCGCGAATTCCGCGCGGCGGTGCCCGGCAGTCTCGCCCGCGAGATCAAGGCGTTCTGCACGCAGGAGGTCAATCACACCCGCGAACATCTGGCGTTCAACCGGCTGGTCGAAGATCACGGCTACAACGTCGTCTCGATCGACAAGGGCATTCAGGAAATGCTGTCGCTGGCCGATGGACGGTCGCGCGAGTTCCACCTGGCGGTCACGCTCGCGCTCGAACATTTCGCGGCGGTCATCGGGCGCCACCTGCTGTCCGATCCGCGTTACCTCGACGGGGCCGATCCGGTCGCGGCGGAGCTGTGGCGCTGGCACGCCACCGAGGAAATCGAACACAAGGGCATATCGTACGACGTCTGGCTGCACGCGACGCGCGACTGGAACAGGGCGCGGCGATTCGCGATCAGGACGCTGGTCGCGCTGCTGATTACCCGCAAGTATTTCCGCAACCGCGTCCGCGATGCGCTGGGCCTGATGGAGCAGGACGGCATTCCCCGCTGGAAAGGCCGGTTCAGGCTCGCCTGGTACCTGTGGGGCAGGCCCGGAATGATGCGACGGATGGCGCGCGAATGGGCCGCGATCCTGAAGCCTGGGTTCCATCCCTGGCATCACGACGACCGCGACCTGATCCGCAAATGGGAAAGCCCCTATGCCGATGCGGTGATGCCCGACGGGGAGCCGATCGAGCAGCGCCCGGCAAAGGCCGCCTGACGCCCGGCAATCCGATGCGTCAGGCCGCGCGCTTCTGCCACACCGCGTCGCCCTCCAACTCTATCGTGTATTCGGCGGTCTTCGCCGTTCCCCCGCGACCGCAACTGTGCCGCTCGACGATCCGTCCGGTCGGCTCGAAACCGAGCTTTCGCAGCACCCTGCCCGAGGCGGGATTGTCGAGGAAGTGCGAGGCCACGACCTTGCGATGACCGAGCGTCGCCGCGATGTCGAGCACGGCGCGGCCTGCCTCGGTCGCGAAGCCCTGCCCCCAATACGGGCGCGCGATCCAGTAACCCATCTCGATCGCGTCGGGGTGTTCGTCGATCAGATCGAGCCCGATGCAACCCACCACGACAGCATCGCTGGCGCGGGTGACGAGGAAGCGCGGCTGGTGCGGATCGATCGCCCGCGCAGCGAATTCGCGGGCGTGCGATTCGTCATAGGGCCACGGGGCGCGGGCGAGATTGCGGACCACGCCCTGATCGGCAATGCCGCCGAATATCGCCTGCCAGTCCTCGGGCCAGATCGGCCGTAACAGCAATCTTTCGCTGCGATGGAACACGTGTCTCTCCTCTCGACATTCGAGATCGCCCCACGTCGCCCCGCTAGGGGCAATGCGTGACAAATGCGTTGCGGCGAACCGGAATTCGCCAGTCTGTGAGGGAGAAACGACAAGAGGGAGTGGGTCGGCCCCATCTCCCTCTTTGGTTGCCGGCTGAACCCGGCTGGGACCGTCCCGGTGGACGATCCTCTTAACGAACCGTCCGGTTATTCGGCTGCTTGCGCAATCATGTCTACCGACACGTATTTGCGGCCGAGCTTGCCCTTGTGGAATCGCACCACGCCTTCGGCGAGCGCGAACAGGGTGTGATCCTTGCCCATGCCGACATTGGTGCCCGGATAGAACTTGGTGCCGCGCTGGCGCACGATGATGTTGCCGCCGATCACATCCTGACCGCCGAACTTCTTCACACCAAGGCGACGGCCGGCTGAGTCGCGACCGTTGCGGGATGAACCGCCTGCTTTCTTATGTGCCATCGTTCGTGATCCTTACTTCTTGTCTTCGGCCTTGGGCGCCGCTTTCTTGGCGGGAGCCTTCTTGGCCGGGGCTTTCTTCGCAGGTGCCTTCTTGGCCTCTGCTGCCTTGGGAGCCGCTTTCTTGGCCGGGGCCTTCTTCGCAGGCGCCTTCTTGGCCGGTGCCGCCTTCTTTTCCGTTGCCGGCTTGGCTTCGGTCTTGGGCGCAGCTTCCTTCTTCGGAGCGGCAGCCTTCTTGGCAGCCGGCTTCTTGGCGCCTTCGCCCACATCGGTGATCCGCAGCAACGTCATCTGCTGGCGGTGACCGGCCTTGCGGCGATAGTTGTGGCGGCGACGCTTCTTGAAAACGACGACCTTCTCGCTCTTCGCCTGGGCGATGATCTCGGCCGAGACGGTGACCTTGGACGCGTCGGCGATGGTTTCGCCTTCGCCGGCCAGCAGGACGTCACCCAGCGTGATCGTGTCGCCGGCTTCGCCCGCGAGCTTTTCAACGGCAATCTTGTCTCCGGCGGCAACCCGATATTGCTTGCCGCCCGTGCGCACTACTGCGAACATGGCTTTGTACTCTCGATCTTGGCTATGTCCGGTAAGCACGAGATACTCCCACGCGGGCCGAACAGCAATGCGGCGCCGCAACCCGCAGCGCCGGAAAGAAGCGTGCCGTTAAGGGAAAGGCGGCGCCAAGTCAACGCCAAGATGACCGGAAAATCGGTCCGCCCCGATCATTGTTCGGCTATCCCGGTCGGTGACCTCATGTTAGGAATGCTGCCGATCATGGAACGGGAAATGTTTCGACTTTCGCTTGCCGTGGCGACAGCTGCGATGCTTGCAGGCTGTGCCGGAGACAGCGGCCGTTATCCCTCGCTCGCCATTCGCGATGCGGAGCGCATTTCCGGGCAGTTCACACCCACCGCGCGTGCTGTCGAACCCGTCGCGCCAGTGGCCTCGGCCCGGG
The Erythrobacter sp. JK5 DNA segment above includes these coding regions:
- a CDS encoding TetR/AcrR family transcriptional regulator, whose product is MKDRKRLTPEESRLAALEAARALLIETGPQSVTLKAVASRIGRTHANLLHHFGSASGLQKALAEHLARTVSETIIEAVHASRAGLGSPREVVDLAFDAFDREGAGALTSWMLLTGNEDALDPIIATIHELVDKIAPEEADHCAEDMRVHRDTLNLVLMALGDALIGAALANSLGLPRDAARARAEQMLEASLAEYQQR
- a CDS encoding metal-dependent hydrolase — translated: MNKLTSLDWNSAVEFDGSSLDCDPFASQVLVRAASAPDGHSLTIRDERFDREAIVPRHWHSDDPVATAWFNSLSASLPRGEAYFVATLREFRAAVPGSLAREIKAFCTQEVNHTREHLAFNRLVEDHGYNVVSIDKGIQEMLSLADGRSREFHLAVTLALEHFAAVIGRHLLSDPRYLDGADPVAAELWRWHATEEIEHKGISYDVWLHATRDWNRARRFAIRTLVALLITRKYFRNRVRDALGLMEQDGIPRWKGRFRLAWYLWGRPGMMRRMAREWAAILKPGFHPWHHDDRDLIRKWESPYADAVMPDGEPIEQRPAKAA
- a CDS encoding GNAT family N-acetyltransferase, whose product is MFHRSERLLLRPIWPEDWQAIFGGIADQGVVRNLARAPWPYDESHAREFAARAIDPHQPRFLVTRASDAVVVGCIGLDLIDEHPDAIEMGYWIARPYWGQGFATEAGRAVLDIAATLGHRKVVASHFLDNPASGRVLRKLGFEPTGRIVERHSCGRGGTAKTAEYTIELEGDAVWQKRAA
- the rpmA gene encoding 50S ribosomal protein L27 encodes the protein MAHKKAGGSSRNGRDSAGRRLGVKKFGGQDVIGGNIIVRQRGTKFYPGTNVGMGKDHTLFALAEGVVRFHKGKLGRKYVSVDMIAQAAE
- the rplU gene encoding 50S ribosomal protein L21; this encodes MFAVVRTGGKQYRVAAGDKIAVEKLAGEAGDTITLGDVLLAGEGETIADASKVTVSAEIIAQAKSEKVVVFKKRRRHNYRRKAGHRQQMTLLRITDVGEGAKKPAAKKAAAPKKEAAPKTEAKPATEKKAAPAKKAPAKKAPAKKAAPKAAEAKKAPAKKAPAKKAPAKKAAPKAEDKK